In one Ktedonobacteraceae bacterium genomic region, the following are encoded:
- a CDS encoding FtsX-like permease family protein yields MKASVFLNYTTRSLLRGGQRTLLAVFCVTVGVMAVVALQLVGYMLQNSLSGSAREANGGDIAIMAQGAPLKSSDLAFFNRLKDDGTITNYSAIIQENGTLNNAASSVQSFNIEAVDPNNYPLVSSPSFVAPSNGSVAGLLANDQVIVTQNFLSTYHKQLGDTFNVYVKTYTGTGQTIPVKIAGVVANTGLFAQAGNLLLISASDYLASAPASPAVYTLVDVTTADQAHTDMAVKAISAQFSLVGIQTATDVLKSQQSTIDLVSKFLKITGLLALLIGGAGIINTMQVLLSRRKTEIAMLKTAGYHRRDLYLLFGLEAGLLGLVGGIIGAIAAIGVSYLVRIVVQNTGTNIPFVLNPGLILGGVAIGCVTALIFGLLPIAQAANIRPLSVLRELENKSAGGRIMTVILLVLCSILFCLLAIVILDNNIVLGVAVTYGTFVFLLLLAGIFGLIVLAVSKLPVPEHVHFIQVLPLLLGIGVSVLLYQFVPIFGIVLLLLTLLGVGLVFLPKRQKVNVKMALRNLGRRRARTTATLLAMFIGIYGIGLTVGIGQDLRSVIIDTLKQYTPYNLVATTTGNDTKALAAHLNSIPGLDGSREDPFTATIPVAINGQPVQQALPKGINGQQDLSMLGGIEGYDLAHTVPAQQIVRGRNLNAGDANSNNVLVSQIMTNQGWAQMNLKVGDTVTLMSLDGKVRKTVTIVGIVSIPTSFETLGEVLAPASLVNELSPASASKTTVFYLKVAPEQFDAALNELNRIAPNASVQNLSDAGVSFLQNVTSFLDVVIAVSLLSLLAGVIIIANAVALAMLERRRELGILKSVGYTSGTIMSQVLIEFGITGSIGAIIATLLSAGGVTISSKIFSQNNLTLNMQPIVIVSMIVGPLLLAVITAALVAWNAVRVRPLMVLRYE; encoded by the coding sequence ATGAAAGCATCTGTGTTCTTAAATTACACCACACGCTCTCTGCTGCGCGGCGGACAGCGTACTCTACTGGCGGTGTTTTGTGTAACGGTGGGTGTTATGGCGGTAGTGGCCCTGCAACTGGTGGGTTACATGCTGCAAAATTCGCTTTCGGGCAGCGCGCGCGAGGCCAACGGCGGCGATATCGCGATTATGGCGCAGGGCGCTCCGCTCAAGTCCAGCGACCTGGCTTTCTTCAACAGGCTCAAGGACGATGGCACGATCACGAACTACAGCGCCATTATTCAGGAGAATGGAACACTTAACAACGCGGCCTCTTCGGTGCAGTCTTTCAACATCGAGGCCGTCGATCCCAACAACTATCCATTGGTCTCATCGCCATCGTTTGTCGCGCCTTCCAATGGGAGTGTTGCCGGGCTGCTGGCCAATGACCAGGTGATTGTCACGCAGAATTTTCTCTCGACCTACCATAAGCAATTGGGTGATACCTTCAACGTGTACGTCAAAACGTACACGGGTACGGGCCAGACGATACCGGTAAAAATTGCCGGGGTAGTGGCTAATACAGGTCTGTTCGCGCAGGCCGGCAATCTATTGCTCATCTCGGCGTCCGACTACCTGGCATCTGCCCCCGCTTCACCGGCGGTCTATACGCTCGTAGATGTCACAACGGCGGATCAGGCTCATACTGATATGGCGGTCAAGGCTATCAGCGCGCAATTCTCGCTCGTTGGCATTCAGACGGCTACAGATGTGCTCAAGTCTCAGCAGTCTACGATTGACCTGGTTAGCAAATTCCTGAAGATCACAGGTTTGCTCGCGCTACTGATTGGCGGAGCTGGCATCATCAATACCATGCAGGTGCTGCTCTCACGGCGCAAGACCGAGATCGCGATGCTCAAGACGGCAGGCTATCATCGCCGGGACCTCTACTTGCTCTTCGGACTGGAAGCTGGACTACTGGGACTGGTTGGCGGCATTATCGGAGCTATTGCCGCTATAGGCGTCAGCTACCTTGTTCGCATCGTGGTACAAAACACCGGCACCAACATACCTTTCGTACTCAATCCGGGCCTGATACTCGGCGGCGTAGCAATCGGCTGCGTAACGGCGCTGATCTTCGGACTTCTGCCCATCGCCCAGGCGGCCAATATTCGCCCATTGAGCGTGCTGCGCGAGCTTGAGAATAAGAGCGCGGGCGGGCGCATTATGACGGTCATCTTGCTGGTGTTGTGTTCGATCCTCTTCTGCCTGCTGGCAATCGTCATTCTGGATAACAATATCGTGCTTGGGGTAGCGGTCACGTATGGAACGTTCGTGTTCCTGCTGCTGCTGGCCGGCATCTTCGGTCTGATTGTACTGGCCGTGAGCAAATTGCCGGTTCCTGAACATGTACACTTTATCCAGGTGCTGCCGTTGCTGTTGGGCATAGGCGTCTCGGTGCTGTTGTACCAGTTCGTGCCAATATTCGGCATTGTCCTGCTGCTTCTCACATTGCTGGGCGTTGGCCTGGTATTCCTGCCGAAGCGTCAGAAGGTCAATGTGAAGATGGCCCTGCGCAACCTTGGACGGCGGCGAGCGCGCACAACGGCAACCCTGCTGGCTATGTTTATCGGCATCTATGGTATTGGCTTAACCGTGGGTATCGGCCAGGACCTCAGGTCGGTGATCATTGACACGCTGAAACAGTATACGCCATATAATCTTGTGGCGACGACTACCGGCAACGATACGAAAGCTCTTGCAGCGCACTTAAACAGCATTCCGGGACTCGATGGGAGCCGCGAGGATCCGTTCACCGCGACTATTCCGGTTGCGATCAACGGCCAGCCCGTTCAGCAGGCGCTTCCAAAGGGTATAAATGGTCAGCAAGATCTCAGTATGCTGGGTGGAATTGAGGGCTATGACCTGGCGCATACCGTTCCCGCGCAGCAGATTGTCAGAGGTCGCAACCTGAATGCCGGCGATGCCAATAGCAACAATGTGCTGGTCAGCCAGATCATGACCAACCAGGGCTGGGCGCAGATGAACCTCAAAGTTGGCGATACCGTGACGCTGATGAGCCTTGACGGCAAGGTGCGCAAGACGGTGACAATCGTCGGCATCGTCTCGATCCCGACCAGTTTTGAGACCCTGGGAGAAGTGCTGGCTCCGGCATCGCTCGTAAACGAGCTCAGCCCGGCAAGCGCATCGAAGACGACCGTATTCTACCTGAAGGTTGCGCCGGAGCAGTTCGACGCGGCGTTGAACGAGCTGAATCGCATCGCGCCCAACGCCTCGGTGCAAAATCTGAGCGATGCCGGTGTCTCTTTCTTGCAGAACGTGACGAGTTTCCTGGATGTGGTGATAGCGGTTTCCCTGCTCTCACTACTCGCCGGAGTGATCATCATCGCCAATGCGGTAGCCCTGGCAATGCTGGAACGCAGGCGCGAACTGGGTATCCTCAAATCGGTCGGCTACACCAGCGGCACAATTATGAGCCAGGTGCTGATTGAGTTCGGCATCACCGGAAGTATTGGCGCGATCATCGCGACGCTGCTATCTGCCGGCGGTGTGACGATAAGCAGCAAGATATTCTCGCAGAATAACCTGACGCTCAACATGCAGCCCATCGTTATCGTCAGCATGATTGTCGGCCCGCTGCTGCTGGCAGTGATCACTGCGGCGCTGGTTGCCTGGAACGCGGTGAGGGTGAGGCCGCTGATGGTGCTGAGGTATGAGTAG
- a CDS encoding DinB family protein gives MAQDLLSPWAYYRGWDVYNDHLVKAIEPLTSEQLALTISPNLRSVGSLARHIVHIRASWLYNLMGEGGPEVKAIADWGYEGDVPPADELVRGLTVTFRAWKECLERWTPEDLEYVFRGDRWGRPYELSRQWVIWHVIEHDLHHGGELSFSLGAHGLAAPDI, from the coding sequence ATGGCACAAGATTTGCTTTCTCCCTGGGCCTACTATCGAGGCTGGGATGTCTACAATGATCATCTCGTCAAAGCTATCGAACCGCTGACTTCGGAGCAACTGGCACTCACAATCTCCCCCAATTTGCGTTCCGTTGGCTCGCTGGCACGACATATTGTACACATACGCGCTAGCTGGCTATACAATCTGATGGGCGAGGGCGGTCCAGAAGTAAAGGCCATCGCTGATTGGGGCTACGAGGGCGATGTGCCACCGGCAGACGAACTGGTGCGCGGTTTGACGGTTACCTTTCGGGCCTGGAAAGAATGCCTGGAGCGCTGGACGCCAGAAGATCTGGAATATGTCTTCAGGGGGGACCGGTGGGGCCGGCCATACGAACTTTCGCGCCAGTGGGTGATCTGGCATGTCATTGAACACGATCTTCACCATGGTGGCGAACTCTCATTTTCACTCGGCGCCCATGGTCTCGCTGCGCCCGATATCTAG